A genomic window from Gloeocapsopsis sp. IPPAS B-1203 includes:
- a CDS encoding glycosyltransferase family 4 protein: protein MRLTLVTATLTCGGAERVLVLLAEGFLQQGHNVAIVTLSGKENDFYQLPPKVTRIALDVMQKSPNLFQAVRNNLYRLLQLRRAIQSTQPDVVISFVDQTNITTVLSLQATGYPVIVTEHCDVGIKYGGAIWEKLRRITYPRTAKLVSVSQGVDSAFQWLPARKRMVIYNPLIIRENQHAANLLQFDLHKQWIVAMGRLTYQKGFDLLIAAFQKIAAQFSDWQLIILGEGELRQELETYVDKLGLSHQVVLPGAVNNPFAILRQAKFFAMASRFEGFPMVHGEALACGLPVISTDCPSGPREIIRDRIDGILVPNGDVTALAMAMQHLMTDEAARQQLANRAPEVSTRFSLDSAMRQWEALFDEVVR, encoded by the coding sequence ATGCGATTAACACTAGTAACTGCAACTCTTACCTGTGGTGGGGCAGAACGAGTTTTGGTTCTGCTGGCAGAGGGCTTTTTGCAGCAAGGACATAATGTTGCTATAGTAACACTTTCAGGAAAGGAAAATGATTTTTATCAGTTGCCACCAAAAGTGACAAGAATTGCTTTAGATGTGATGCAGAAGTCTCCTAATCTCTTTCAAGCCGTGAGAAATAATCTTTATCGCTTGTTACAGTTAAGGAGAGCAATTCAGTCTACCCAACCAGATGTAGTGATTTCTTTTGTCGATCAAACTAACATTACAACTGTGTTATCGCTGCAAGCAACAGGTTATCCAGTGATTGTCACAGAACATTGTGATGTTGGCATAAAATATGGTGGTGCTATTTGGGAAAAACTGCGCCGAATTACTTATCCTCGTACAGCGAAGCTTGTTAGTGTTAGTCAAGGTGTAGACAGTGCTTTTCAGTGGCTACCTGCAAGAAAGAGAATGGTCATTTACAATCCACTCATCATTCGTGAAAATCAACATGCAGCTAATCTGCTGCAATTTGACCTGCACAAGCAGTGGATTGTTGCTATGGGTAGGTTGACTTATCAAAAGGGCTTTGACTTATTAATCGCTGCATTCCAGAAAATAGCTGCTCAGTTTTCAGATTGGCAATTGATTATTTTAGGTGAGGGAGAGTTACGGCAAGAGTTAGAAACTTATGTAGATAAGTTAGGGTTGTCTCATCAGGTTGTTTTGCCTGGAGCTGTGAATAATCCTTTTGCGATCCTCAGACAAGCAAAGTTTTTTGCAATGGCTTCTCGATTCGAGGGCTTTCCGATGGTGCATGGAGAAGCTTTAGCTTGTGGTTTACCTGTGATTAGTACAGATTGTCCTAGCGGTCCTAGAGAAATTATTCGCGATCGCATCGATGGTATTTTAGTGCCTAATGGAGATGTGACAGCCTTAGCTATGGCAATGCAGCATTTAATGACAGATGAAGCAGCGCGTCAGCAACTAGCTAACCGCGCGCCAGAAGTTTCCACAAGATTTAGTCTTGATAGTGCCATGCGTCAATGGGAAGCATTATTTGACGAAGTTGTGCGCTAG
- a CDS encoding DUF4832 domain-containing protein, with protein MVRQLLQRLRTPIVFSLLSLTVAGSCHAATTVSGETKNYQVSQENFTNPERGFYINYLTRHQESPLKASELATLKSRNISLARRLYIIPQYRYNSLPQSFLEFVKQDLDTARQAGIKLVVRFAYNWDIGGYDAPRDIILTHLEQLQPVLTNNHDVIAYLEAGFIGAWGQWNRSSHQLINNTTLDVTADSRAIFFKMLNVLPPQRMVALPFPKQKMDMFNTTQPLKSSEAFSGSDRARTATHNDGFLASSDNLGFYTYRQVERDKQYLSTDNLYVVHGGETASASSHAQPYIGCANALTEMAQLRWSVLNLEFHHTVVQGWEKQGCMPEIKKRLGYRFRLLKSTIPNQVKPAGTFAMNFVVTNDGWANAYNPRKVEIVLRHKQTKKEYYIPVNEEPRKWLPGSTKTVTVEAGIPANIPSGEYQVLLNLPDPSSTLYNRPAYSIRLANQNTWEGATGYNLLSTTVTVTSNGSGSNYSGTQIFTSR; from the coding sequence ATGGTAAGACAACTTCTACAGCGTTTGCGAACACCTATTGTTTTTTCATTACTGAGTTTAACTGTTGCTGGTTCATGTCATGCTGCTACCACTGTTAGTGGAGAAACGAAAAATTATCAAGTAAGTCAAGAAAATTTTACTAATCCTGAGCGTGGATTTTATATAAATTACCTGACAAGACATCAAGAATCTCCCTTAAAAGCTTCTGAGTTAGCAACACTAAAAAGCAGGAATATAAGTTTAGCTAGACGGCTTTACATCATTCCACAATATCGTTACAATAGCTTACCGCAATCTTTTCTTGAATTTGTCAAACAAGACTTAGATACAGCTCGACAAGCTGGGATAAAATTAGTAGTTCGCTTTGCCTATAATTGGGACATCGGTGGATATGATGCACCAAGAGATATTATTTTAACTCATCTAGAACAATTGCAACCTGTGTTAACAAATAACCATGATGTGATTGCTTATTTAGAAGCAGGATTTATTGGTGCTTGGGGACAGTGGAATCGTTCTTCTCATCAGTTGATTAATAACACAACTTTAGATGTTACAGCAGATTCAAGAGCAATATTTTTTAAAATGCTGAATGTCTTACCTCCACAAAGAATGGTAGCGCTACCATTTCCCAAGCAGAAAATGGATATGTTTAACACAACTCAACCACTCAAATCGAGTGAAGCTTTTAGCGGAAGCGATCGCGCTAGAACAGCGACTCACAATGATGGTTTCTTGGCAAGTTCTGATAATTTAGGGTTTTATACTTATCGCCAGGTAGAAAGAGATAAACAATACTTAAGTACAGATAATTTGTATGTTGTTCATGGCGGTGAAACTGCAAGTGCTAGTAGCCATGCACAACCTTATATTGGGTGTGCAAATGCGTTAACAGAAATGGCACAACTACGCTGGAGTGTCTTAAATCTTGAATTTCATCACACAGTTGTACAAGGTTGGGAAAAACAAGGCTGTATGCCAGAAATTAAAAAACGTTTGGGCTACCGCTTTCGGTTACTCAAGTCAACAATTCCTAACCAAGTTAAGCCAGCAGGTACTTTTGCAATGAATTTTGTTGTGACTAATGATGGCTGGGCTAATGCTTACAATCCCCGTAAAGTAGAAATTGTATTACGTCATAAACAGACAAAAAAAGAATACTACATACCAGTCAATGAAGAGCCACGCAAATGGCTACCTGGTAGTACAAAAACTGTCACAGTTGAGGCAGGTATTCCAGCAAATATACCGAGTGGAGAGTATCAAGTTCTTCTTAATCTTCCCGATCCATCATCTACGTTATATAATCGCCCAGCGTACTCTATTCGGCTAGCAAATCAAAATACATGGGAAGGAGCAACAGGTTATAATTTATTATCAACCACTGTTACAGTTACTTCAAACGGATCGGGAAGTAATTATTCAGGTACTCAGATTTTTACTTCTCGGTAA
- a CDS encoding O-antigen ligase family protein, whose translation MTPALDRKHDLLLYYQCILAVGAVILFFSDIDLYFFRTGQAPAPVMLVFLFGFASLPLLLSIFSRIDFFSAPIVTWCSSYLLVSLLSFLIFLSSDAGYQELRLRILSVLFFLIMLLIFSRYRAVQSSARYTTIIVGIMGVLNNIYELLNPLVFGGLNDTGRPAGFYVDPNRTGCALVLSMIFGTGLVPQKYRPYFIAFIGLGILLTFSRGAILGWILVILIFLKQKVITKNQLIYWLIGTGIIVIGLGLLSSNFININQLPYGVRERLEWFENPTASEHSADSRMAILIAGWQLFIQSPLWGNGIASTIDWSYRISTHNMYLVFMVDHGFLGILILPLFVYAVTYPTRGENRYVALSFAILILLWGLFSHTILEDRFILLSFALMATLNVTSQQEEKYHLRHQI comes from the coding sequence ATGACTCCTGCTTTAGATAGAAAACACGATCTACTTCTTTATTATCAATGTATCCTAGCAGTAGGTGCTGTTATTCTCTTCTTTTCTGATATAGATCTTTATTTTTTCAGAACTGGGCAAGCGCCTGCACCTGTAATGTTGGTTTTTCTATTCGGATTTGCATCACTTCCGTTACTACTTTCAATTTTTAGTAGAATTGATTTTTTTTCAGCACCTATTGTTACTTGGTGTAGTAGTTATTTGTTAGTTTCTTTATTGTCTTTTTTGATTTTTTTATCGTCTGATGCTGGTTATCAAGAATTAAGACTACGAATTTTATCAGTTTTGTTTTTTCTAATCATGCTACTGATATTTTCTCGATATCGTGCTGTGCAATCATCAGCAAGATATACAACTATCATTGTTGGTATCATGGGAGTTCTTAATAATATTTATGAACTTTTAAATCCTTTGGTATTTGGTGGACTTAATGATACAGGTCGTCCAGCAGGGTTTTATGTAGATCCTAACAGAACAGGATGCGCTCTTGTTTTAAGTATGATCTTTGGTACTGGTTTAGTGCCTCAAAAATATCGCCCATATTTTATTGCATTTATAGGATTAGGAATTCTGCTGACTTTTTCTCGTGGAGCAATTTTAGGATGGATTTTAGTTATCCTCATTTTTCTTAAGCAAAAAGTTATTACTAAGAATCAATTAATATACTGGCTGATTGGAACAGGAATTATTGTTATTGGATTGGGATTACTGAGCAGTAACTTTATTAATATTAATCAACTTCCGTACGGAGTTCGCGAAAGGTTGGAATGGTTTGAAAACCCAACTGCTTCTGAACACTCTGCAGATTCGCGGATGGCAATTTTAATTGCTGGATGGCAATTATTCATTCAAAGTCCATTATGGGGAAATGGAATTGCTTCAACTATAGATTGGAGTTATAGAATATCGACGCATAATATGTATTTGGTATTTATGGTAGACCATGGTTTTTTAGGTATCTTAATTCTGCCCTTATTTGTTTATGCCGTAACATATCCTACTAGAGGAGAAAACCGATACGTTGCTCTATCATTTGCTATTCTAATTTTATTGTGGGGTTTGTTTAGTCACACAATACTTGAAGATAGATTCATTTTACTCAGCTTTGCTTTAATGGCAACATTGAATGTAACAAGTCAACAAGAGGAGAAATATCACTTAAGGCACCAAATATGA
- a CDS encoding lipid II flippase MurJ, giving the protein MQRLLNGWTKLTSTSVNRKIFGAAITVAILTAFVKIAAVIKELVVAWRFGTGDAVDAFLIALLVPAFIINVVAGSFNAALIPTYIQVREKQGTQAAQHLFSATMIWGLGLLGITTLLTILSAPVYLPLIASGFDSEKLRLTFYLLCAIAPIILLSSIVTIWGAVLNAGERFALAALAPIATPAVTIIFLFIQSWGIFALAAGLVAGTAIEIILLGLALRKQGISLLPKWYGINPALRQVAYQCIPALIGAFIMCSATLVDQSMAAMLAPGSVASLNYGNRVIAFPITLATTALSTAVIPYFSRMVACNEWAGVRHTLNRYMWLIFAVSIPFTGLLLLSSELIVEILFQRGSFTSEDTQIVAQIQSLYALQIPFYIADIFVVKLLTSMRLNHILMWVSVFNLLINISLNYLFMQWIGVSGIALSTSCVYLFSFLYLLFFANKNLKIFAAQCD; this is encoded by the coding sequence GTGCAAAGATTACTAAATGGTTGGACAAAACTAACAAGCACTTCCGTCAACCGGAAAATTTTTGGTGCAGCCATTACGGTTGCTATCTTAACTGCATTTGTCAAGATCGCAGCTGTAATTAAAGAATTAGTAGTTGCTTGGAGGTTCGGTACTGGTGATGCAGTTGATGCTTTTTTAATTGCTTTGTTAGTACCTGCTTTTATTATTAATGTTGTTGCTGGTTCTTTTAATGCGGCTTTAATTCCTACTTACATTCAAGTTAGAGAAAAACAAGGTACACAAGCGGCGCAACATTTATTTTCTGCAACCATGATTTGGGGGTTAGGTCTACTTGGCATAACGACCTTACTCACGATCCTTTCAGCACCAGTTTATCTACCATTGATTGCATCTGGGTTTGATTCAGAAAAACTCCGTTTAACATTTTACTTGCTGTGTGCGATCGCGCCAATTATTTTACTCAGTAGTATTGTTACCATTTGGGGAGCCGTTTTAAACGCCGGCGAGCGTTTTGCATTAGCGGCACTAGCTCCAATCGCCACTCCAGCAGTTACTATTATTTTTCTATTTATCCAGTCTTGGGGTATCTTTGCTTTAGCAGCAGGACTCGTTGCAGGTACGGCAATAGAAATTATTTTACTAGGATTAGCACTGCGTAAGCAAGGTATTTCTTTGCTGCCGAAATGGTATGGTATTAATCCAGCACTACGCCAAGTTGCCTATCAATGCATACCAGCACTCATTGGCGCGTTTATTATGTGTAGTGCTACTTTGGTCGATCAATCTATGGCTGCCATGCTTGCACCAGGAAGTGTAGCATCACTTAATTATGGCAATCGAGTGATTGCATTTCCTATTACGCTTGCAACAACAGCCTTGAGTACAGCAGTTATTCCCTATTTTTCTAGGATGGTTGCGTGCAATGAATGGGCAGGGGTACGCCACACATTAAATCGCTATATGTGGTTGATATTTGCTGTATCTATACCTTTTACTGGATTATTACTACTAAGTTCTGAATTAATAGTAGAAATCTTATTCCAACGCGGTTCTTTTACATCTGAAGATACACAAATAGTTGCTCAAATTCAATCTTTGTACGCCCTGCAAATTCCTTTTTATATAGCAGATATTTTTGTGGTAAAGCTCCTCACTTCAATGCGACTAAATCATATTTTAATGTGGGTGTCAGTCTTCAATCTTTTAATTAATATTAGTCTCAACTACTTATTTATGCAATGGATCGGAGTGAGTGGTATTGCTTTATCCACTAGCTGTGTCTACTTATTCTCTTTTTTGTATTTACTCTTTTTTGCTAACAAAAACTTAAAAATATTTGCAGCACAATGCGATTAA
- a CDS encoding glycosyltransferase, with amino-acid sequence MPEFLSKKRIAFFLPALHGGGAEKVAINLLKGMLQYDVSLDLVLASKEGPYLEQVPSQVKIIDLEAGRVIKAIAPLSGYLRQTKPDALLSHMNHANAIAVMAKQLASTNTRLVLVEHDTLSVARSKLLRAKLVPLFMKWLYPSADAIVGVSQGVTDDLGKYLGIVPYKLHTIYNPVVDEELIDKAKATLDHPWFQNQAIPVFLAVGRLTLQKDFSTLIKAFAILRQTQQARLLILGEGEARQELEALMQELKIIEDVSLPGFVDNPYPYMSKATAFVLSSRWEGLPTVLIEAMACGCPVISTNCPSGPQEILAAGKYGFLVPVGDVNALATAMLKVLSNPTKQELLIQRSQDFSLQQAVPKYLNLLGY; translated from the coding sequence ATGCCTGAATTTTTATCAAAAAAACGTATTGCTTTTTTCCTACCTGCTTTACATGGTGGTGGTGCAGAAAAAGTAGCAATAAATCTTCTTAAAGGAATGCTGCAATACGATGTGTCTTTAGATTTAGTTTTAGCCAGCAAAGAAGGTCCATACTTGGAACAAGTTCCCTCTCAAGTCAAAATTATTGACTTAGAAGCAGGAAGAGTCATTAAGGCGATCGCACCGTTATCAGGTTATCTACGTCAAACCAAACCAGACGCATTATTGTCACATATGAATCATGCTAATGCGATCGCAGTTATGGCAAAACAATTAGCATCGACAAACACTCGACTTGTTTTGGTAGAACATGACACTTTATCTGTTGCTAGATCTAAACTTCTGCGGGCAAAACTTGTACCATTGTTCATGAAATGGCTGTATCCCAGTGCTGATGCAATTGTAGGAGTTTCTCAAGGCGTAACCGATGATTTAGGTAAATATTTAGGTATTGTTCCCTACAAGCTTCATACAATTTATAATCCGGTTGTTGATGAAGAACTGATTGATAAAGCAAAAGCAACTCTAGATCATCCTTGGTTTCAAAATCAAGCTATACCTGTATTTCTAGCTGTCGGAAGACTTACTCTACAAAAAGATTTCAGCACTTTAATTAAAGCTTTTGCTATTTTACGTCAAACCCAACAAGCACGATTGTTAATTTTAGGAGAAGGTGAAGCACGACAAGAACTAGAAGCATTGATGCAAGAACTAAAAATTATTGAGGACGTCTCTTTACCTGGATTTGTTGATAATCCTTATCCCTATATGAGTAAGGCTACTGCTTTTGTTCTTTCTTCGCGCTGGGAAGGTTTACCAACTGTATTAATTGAAGCAATGGCTTGTGGTTGTCCTGTTATTTCTACTAACTGTCCTAGTGGTCCGCAAGAAATTCTAGCAGCAGGTAAATATGGTTTTTTAGTACCAGTAGGTGATGTTAATGCTTTGGCAACAGCAATGTTAAAAGTATTAAGCAATCCTACTAAACAAGAATTATTGATTCAGCGATCGCAAGATTTTTCATTACAACAAGCGGTTCCTAAATATCTGAATTTGTTAGGTTACTAA
- a CDS encoding glycosyltransferase yields the protein MRIVHVITGLSTGGAEIMLYNLLSRINRDRFSPSVVSLLEQGTLSDRILELDIPVYSLGMKPGGLPTPNIFWNLIRTLRQLQPNIIQGWMYHGNLAAYVASRFFTPKIPVIWGIHHSIAALDAEKQMTQAIIKLGAKISDSPKKIVFVSQTSRSQHEALGYCHQNSCVIPNGFDLVRFQPSSQAKINIRTALNLATDTLLIGLFCRYHPMKDHANFLQAAAILTKKYSNVHFLLAGTDVDAANQTLQQIIDNLALQSQVHLLGERSDIPDLMAALDIATSASAYGEAFPLVVGEAMACGVPCTVTDVGDSQSIVSNTGKVVPPKNPQALAQAWQELIEIGSAGRTALGQAARVRIQENFALDAVVDQYQALYV from the coding sequence ATGAGAATTGTTCATGTCATCACCGGACTTTCTACGGGTGGTGCAGAAATCATGCTTTACAATCTGTTGTCGCGGATAAATCGCGATCGCTTTAGCCCAAGTGTAGTCTCGTTACTGGAACAAGGAACATTAAGCGATCGCATTTTAGAATTAGATATCCCTGTATATTCCCTTGGTATGAAACCAGGGGGACTTCCTACACCAAACATTTTCTGGAATTTGATTCGGACTTTACGTCAATTGCAACCAAATATAATTCAAGGTTGGATGTATCACGGCAACTTAGCTGCATATGTTGCTAGTCGTTTTTTTACCCCTAAAATTCCAGTTATTTGGGGAATTCATCACTCAATTGCGGCACTTGATGCTGAAAAGCAAATGACGCAAGCAATTATTAAACTAGGTGCAAAAATATCTGATTCTCCTAAAAAAATTGTTTTTGTTTCGCAAACAAGTCGATCGCAACACGAAGCGTTAGGATATTGTCATCAAAATAGCTGCGTTATTCCTAACGGTTTTGATCTTGTACGCTTTCAACCTTCATCACAGGCAAAAATCAATATTCGCACTGCTTTGAACTTAGCCACAGATACATTATTAATCGGATTATTTTGTCGCTATCATCCGATGAAAGATCATGCAAACTTTTTGCAAGCAGCGGCAATTTTAACTAAAAAATATTCAAACGTTCATTTTTTGCTAGCAGGTACAGACGTTGATGCAGCAAATCAAACCTTGCAACAAATTATTGACAATCTAGCGCTACAGTCTCAAGTTCATCTTTTGGGTGAACGTAGTGATATACCAGACTTAATGGCTGCTCTCGATATTGCAACTTCAGCCTCAGCGTATGGTGAAGCGTTTCCTTTAGTAGTAGGAGAAGCAATGGCTTGTGGAGTCCCTTGTACTGTTACAGATGTTGGTGATTCTCAGTCGATTGTTAGCAACACCGGAAAAGTTGTCCCACCAAAAAATCCTCAAGCCCTTGCTCAGGCTTGGCAAGAATTAATTGAAATCGGTTCAGCAGGTAGAACTGCTTTAGGTCAAGCAGCAAGAGTCAGAATTCAAGAAAATTTTGCCCTTGATGCCGTTGTCGACCAGTATCAAGCTTTATATGTATAG
- a CDS encoding glycosyltransferase family 4 protein yields MYRLLIVTTIPATVRAFLLPYIAHFRAQGWQVDAMAQGITDCSECMSACDRVWDIEWSRNPLDPRNLINAPRQIQQVLTQQNYDLVHVHTPVAAFVTRYVINRWQSTKPRVIYTAHGFHFYRGGSPIKNSIFLTLEKLAGHWTDYLVVINREDEQAANQIVPATKVRYMPGIGVDTAYYSPHAVTADEVMQVRQEMSLSPETPLFLSIAEFIPRKRHRDLLQAFASLEPQAHLALAGTGSLQAQMQSLASELGIGDRTHFLGLRRDIPALIRASVATLLVSAQEGLPRSVMESLSLEVPVIGTDIRGIQDLLDSHLLVPLGDVSGIAQAMNWVLDQPEAAQNLGKKGRDRMANYDLQHVIAKHEQLYAEALNDI; encoded by the coding sequence ATGTATAGACTTTTGATTGTTACAACAATTCCTGCTACTGTGCGGGCGTTTCTGTTGCCTTATATCGCCCACTTTCGCGCACAAGGTTGGCAAGTTGATGCTATGGCACAAGGTATTACTGATTGTAGCGAGTGTATGAGTGCGTGCGATCGCGTTTGGGATATTGAGTGGTCGCGCAATCCTCTCGATCCGCGTAACTTGATCAATGCACCGCGCCAAATTCAGCAAGTTCTGACTCAACAAAATTATGATTTAGTCCACGTTCATACACCAGTGGCGGCGTTTGTAACTCGTTATGTTATCAATCGTTGGCAATCAACAAAACCACGAGTTATTTACACAGCGCATGGATTTCACTTTTATCGTGGTGGTTCGCCAATAAAAAATAGCATCTTTCTCACTCTAGAAAAACTTGCAGGACATTGGACAGATTATCTGGTTGTGATTAACCGTGAAGACGAACAAGCTGCGAATCAAATTGTCCCCGCCACCAAAGTGCGATATATGCCAGGAATCGGCGTAGATACAGCCTATTACAGCCCTCACGCAGTGACAGCAGATGAAGTGATGCAAGTACGTCAAGAAATGAGTTTATCACCAGAAACACCCCTATTTTTGTCAATTGCAGAATTTATTCCCCGCAAACGTCATCGCGATTTGCTGCAAGCTTTTGCTTCATTAGAACCGCAAGCCCATTTAGCGTTAGCAGGGACAGGATCGTTGCAAGCACAAATGCAAAGCTTAGCATCTGAATTGGGTATTGGCGATCGCACTCATTTTCTAGGGTTACGACGCGATATTCCTGCACTGATTCGCGCCTCTGTTGCAACTTTACTGGTTTCAGCCCAAGAAGGATTACCCCGCAGTGTTATGGAGTCTTTAAGTCTAGAGGTTCCTGTTATTGGTACTGATATTAGAGGTATTCAAGATCTTTTAGACTCTCATCTTTTAGTTCCGTTAGGAGACGTCTCTGGAATTGCCCAGGCTATGAATTGGGTGTTAGATCAACCTGAAGCCGCTCAAAATTTAGGGAAAAAAGGACGCGATCGCATGGCTAATTATGACTTACAGCATGTTATCGCCAAACACGAGCAACTCTATGCTGAAGCTTTAAATGATATCTAA